The DNA window AATATAAGTCTTTGCATTCAAATACAAGCGGGATAGTAATGACCAGGCAGCAGCTTTGTTTGCATGTCCATAACTGGCATTATAACCTACAGTAGGATCTTGCATATCAGAAACGCATTCAGTAAGTTCTTTTTCAACATAAGTAAACAAGTCATTTGCCATAATTTGCTGAGGCAATGTTGTACCAACAGTACTTGTTTCTGTTACGAAAGGAACGTTTCTAAACATATCAAGAAGGTAATAATATGCAAGTGCACGCATAAAACGGGCTTCTGCACGATATGTTTTCACTTGAGTCTTAACTGTTTCGTCAGCACCACGAGAAGCTAACTTTTCATCAGTTGTTTCACGAAGGAAAGCATTTGCCAGATTTACCTGATAATAAAGACGATAATAAAGACCTTTGATAAAGACATTGGATGAACTCCATGAATTATTATTAAAATCAGGAATACCAACATCATTCCAGCAGCAATGAGCCTCATCTGTAGTAAGTTCCTGTAAATTCCAAAGTCCTCGTAAGAAAGAAGCCTGGCTACCACCATCAACTCCGGCAACGTCTGAATCTCCATCTCCACCGGCATTACCACTCATAGCAAGTCCTGCATAAATTTTTGCCAGACTTTGCTGATATGCAACAATTGTATTACTGAATACAAGCTCCGATACCACATCTTGCGGGTCCAAAGGCACCGTGTTCAAGTCATTAGTACAAGATGTGGTTCCCATTATCATACTAATGAATAATGCGGAGGCCAAAGATTTATATTTTAATGTTTTCATATATATTACAGATTAAAAGTTAAGACTCAAGCCAACCATATATACACGTGGGTGAGGATAAATGTTATTATCAATACCATCATTATTGAATTCAGGGTCAATTCCTTTATATTTAGTTATAACGAAAGGATTTTGAACTGTACAATAAATACGTGCTGTCTGATTGCTATTAAACAATTTATTAAATGTATATCCTAAAGAGATATTATCCATTCTCACGAAAGATGCATTTTGAATATAGTAGCTTGACTGATAACGTGGATCTACAAAATTAGTAGTTAATGCACTATTCATTCGATTCTTTAAGAAACCAGATGGGTCAAATGCTGTTGATGATGATTCACGGTTAGACTGCACATTATTATATGCATAATTACCTAAATTAGCACGTAATGCAAATTGAAAATCCCAGTTTTTATATGATAATTGTGAAGATAATCCCATAAATACATCTGGAGCAGCTTTCTTATAGCGAATTAAGTCTTTCTCATTGATTTGTCCATCACCGTTCTGATCAACATATGCACCTTCTACCGGAGAACCATCCTGTTTGTACACTTGTTCATAAACATAGAATGAATTATATGAATGATTTACACTATGAATCATTATTTTATTACCTGTACCACCATCAATTCCTCCATGAACAACACCAACATAGTTAGGATCATCATTGATAGTCAACTTAGTAATTTTATTCTTATTATATGATACATTGTATCCAACAGTCCAATTCCAATCTTTAGTAGTAACAGGATGAGCGTTAACGGTAAATTCAACACCCTTATTTTCCAATTCACCCATATTAGTAAGTAATTCATTACTAAAGTTAGTACCTGCTGCAATAGAAACTGTATTCAACAAATCTTTTGTCTTTCTGTAATATAGATCAAGAGATCCAGTGATTTTGTTATGAAGTAATCCGTAATCAAGACCAACATTATAAGTTGTAGTTTCTTCCCATTTCAAATTTGAATCATAAGCTTCTGGACGAATTAAACCAACCATGGTATCTCCAAAATAGTAGTTCGCTCCGGCTTTACTATAAGTATATCTGGCCATGTATGGATAATCACCTTGTCCAAGGTTTTGCTGACCTGTTATACCGTAACCTAAACGAAGTTTCAAATCAGAGATTACTTTAGAATCCTTTAAGAATGCTTCTTCATTAATTTTCCATGCAAAAGCCGCAGATGGGAACAATCCCCAACGATTATCTGGATTAAAACGAGAAGAACCATCATCTCTCAAAGTAAATGTTAGTAAATAACGATTTAACAATGAATAATTTAAACGACCAAAGAAAGATACCAAATAACTCTCAGAAGAATAATCATCGCCATCTTTATAAGTTGCTACACCTACAGATTTTGCCTTAGCTTCTGAATATGGATATTCATTATATGATGTATTATAAAAATGTTGCCAGGAATATCCAGCCATTGCATCAACACTATGAATTCCTATTTCTTTTTTATAGTTCAAATAGAAATCAAGTAAAGTATTACGTTTTAGCTGATAATAATGTTTATTATCTCCCCAACCTGACTTATAGTTTCCTTGAACATAACTCATTGGAGAATTATCGTCTATAATTACATCACCTTCACCCTTGGATACATCGTAACCTACATTAAGATTCGCACGTAAATCAGGTAAAAAATGCATTTTATAATCAAATTGAGCATTACCAATACTTCTGTATACAGTAGATTCATCATGTTTTTGATTAAGTATTGCAACTGGATTAGCTAAACCGATGTCAATAGGTTTACCATCAGAAGCTTTCAATGACATATAATATCCATTACCATAAGGAGTATCAGCATAAACAGGTTGAGTTGGATCAAACTGTGTTGCAGAACCAATAGCTCCTTGATCGGCAAATCTATTGGTATTATATATACCTTTTACATTCAACTGAATATTAAGTTTCTTATCAAAAAAGCTTGGGCTCAAACTGATAGCACCAGTAGCACGTTCCATATTTGATGTTTTCAAGATACCATTTTCGTTGGTATAAGAAGCAGAAACACGGTAAGGCATATTAGGTACAGAACCTGAGACACTTACGTTATGGTCTGTACTTAAAGCTGTTCTGAATATTTCTTTCTGCCAGTCTGTAGAAGCAGTACCAAGAGCTTTAGCCTGATCACTGGTAGCACCAAAAGTACTTGTTATATAGGTAGTAAATGTGGCTGCATCCATCATGTCTACAGTCTTTGTTTTAGTACTTACTGAGAAATTACCATCATAAGTTACTTTAACTTTTCCGGCTTTACCCTTCTTTGTTGTAATAATAATTACACCGTTAGATGCTCTAGATCCATAAATAGCTGTAGATGACGCATCTTTTAAAATAGTGAAACTTTCAATATCATTAGGATGAATTGTAGACAATGGATTTGACATACCACTAATGCTGTTATTATCAACAGGTACACCATCAATAACAATTAACGGATCATTACTTGCAGACATAGAAGATCCACCACGGATACGAATAGTTGCACCAGCACCTGGAGCGCCACCATCTGTAATAACGCTTACACCAGCAGCTTTACCAACCAACAAGTCTGAAGCAGAAGTTGCCATACCTCTAGTTAATTTAGTAGCATCAATTGCTGATACAGATCCGGTAAGATCATTCTTCTTTACCGTACCATAACCAATAACAACTGTACCTTCAAGCATTACGGCATCTTCCTGCATAACAACTGCCATAGTTTTAGATGCTTTTACATCCATAGTTTTATAACCGATAAAAGAAAAAGTCAGGACTGAATTCTGAGGAGCTTGTAGACGGAATGCTCCATCAAAATCGGTAATCGTTCCAGTTGTTGTGCCCTTAACAGCAACATTTGCACCGATAATAGGCTCACCCTTTGCATCCTTTACAACTCCCGTAATAGTGATTTGCTGTGCAAAGACGCCCACCGAGAAGAACAATCCCATCAATAATGGAAGGATTGCCTTTACGAGTTTAAGATTAACTTGCTTCATGCATTTAAAAATTAAAGTTAACAATATTATAAATAATTAATTCTCTGAAAAAATGGAATGAACCATAAGATTTCATTTCAACTACTCAACAAAAATAGAGTTTATTAACTATTATTTATATCAATAGTGTATTGATTTTGTTACTTTTGTCATGCAATCGTTTGCACCTCAATTACACTTCTAATAAATAACTCTTAAAAATAATCTGATACATTTTTTATATTTTTGTTGAGGGAACATTTGTAAACACAACCTTGGGTTGAACCTTAGAACTAAATATATGAATTACAAGCCACAAATAACGATTAAAGATATAGCCAGGGCATTAAATGTCTCTCCCTCAACCGTTTCAAGAGCGCTTAAAAATAATCCCGATATTAGTCAAGAGACCAGGAATACTATTAATAAGTACGCGCGCGAACATAATTATAAGCCAAATGAATTGGCAATGAATTTACGCACAAGCCGATCGAATACAATTGGGGTTATTATTCCACAATTTGTTCATCATTTTTTCTCATGTGTTCTTGATGGAATTGAAGAAGTGGCTTCTAAAGCCGGATACAATATCATTATCGCACAATCAAACGAAGAGTATACCCGGGAAGTTAAAATTGTTCACACCTTTTTAGCCGCTCGGGTTTGCGGAGTTATCACTTCATTGGCAAAAGACACATCACATTACGAACATTATCAGGAATTGCTCGACAATAATATTCCAATAGTGTTTTACGACCGGATTTGTACCGGAATTAATACAGAACGTGTTGTTGTAGACGATTATGCAGGAGCTTTTGCTGCAGTTGAATATATGATTCAGACTGGATGCAAGCGTATTTTATTCTATAGCGCCCCTCTTCACCTGGAAATTTCAAAAAACAGAAAAAATGGATATTTAGACGCTATGAAAAGATATAAGGTTCCGGTTGATGATAGCATGATTAAAATATGCGATACACGAGAACAAGCCATCGCTATTACTCCTGCTATTTTAGAATCATCAAACAGGCCAGATGGTTTCTTTGCTATTAATGATGAAACTGCTTCGGGAATTTTGTATTCATGCAAATTGGCAAATCTTAAAATTCCAGAGGATATTTCTATTTGTGGTTTCTCTGACGGAATTATAGCTCAGACTACCGATCCTAAACTTACTACTGTAGAGCAACATGGAAAAGAAGTTGGTGAAAGTGCAATCAATTTATTAATTGACAGGCTTGAAAATAAAAACCCGGAAGAAAAGAGAAGTGGCAACAGAATTGTTAAGACTAATCTGGTAGTTAGGGGAACTACCAAATAAAATGGAATTTATAATATATTAAATATCAGATAATTAAAACAAAGCAGGTGGCAGAGGTGGCAGTAAAAAGTTATATTTTTCGGTTTATAAAATTAAATTTTGAAAATTCCGCAAATTGCAGAATTTTCAAAATTTAATTTCCAGAAGGGAAAAAAGTATTATTTTACTGCCACCTCTGCCACCTGATAAAATTTATATAATTAATAATCAGCTAATTGCAAAATTCAAGGGTTCAATAATCAGCAAAAAGTGGTGTACATGGTGTACTAAAAAAGAGTTTTTTCGGATTCCAGAAAATTATTTTTGAAAATTCTGCAATCTGCGGAATTTTCAAAAATATATTTCTCAGAACGGAAAAAGGGCAATTTATCTACACCATGTACACCACCGCAGAACATTTATTACTGATAATCAAAACTATAGATAACAGTAAGAATAAATTCAGTTGGTTAATCGGTCAACTGATTATAGGCTTAGGAGCAGTAGTAGTCAACTGGAATCAGTTTAATAAAGTTATAGGGGGAAATTAATGATTAACCGGAATAAGTTTAGCTAATTATTGGCGAGTAAGCTGACCGATCATGTACAAGATTGGACTCAAACATGTACATGATTGGGGCTAAACATGTACATGTTTGAAACGGGATGACCTGATAAAAAGAGTAATTAGTATAATAAGACATAATAAACAATACTCATATAAAATCTAATAAAGAAGAATAATACAATGAAAACAAAACCAGACCTGAGTTTTTGGAAACTATGGAACATTAGTTTCGGTTTCTTTGGCGTACAAATTGCATACGCACTTCAAAGTGCAAATATTAGTAGAATATTCGCCACATTAGGTGCCGATCCTCATAACCTTAGTTACTTTTGGATACTTCCTCCTTTAGCAGGAATTATTGTACAACCGTTGATTGGATCTGCCAGTGATAAAACATGGACACGTTTCGGGCGCAGAATTCCTTATCTTTTTGTTGGTTCACTGTTTGCAGTGATAGTAATGTGTCTTCTTCCAAATGCCGGCAGTTTTACGAAAATATTAAATGCTATGATTTTTGGTGTGGTAGCTCTCATGTTTTTGGATACATCTATAAATATGGCTATGCAACCTTTTAAAATGTTGGTTGGTGATCTTGTAAATGAGAAACAAAAAGGATTGGCTTATTCCATCCAGAGTTTTCTTTGCAATGCAGGAAGCCTGGTTGGTTATCTTTTTCCTTTCATCTTTACATTTTTCGGAATCAGTAATATTGCAGAAAAAGGTATGGTTCCCGACTCTGTTATTTATTCGTTCTACATTGGCGCAGCCATACTTATTCTTTGTGTAATCTATACAACCGTTAAGGTAAAAGAGATGCCTCCGAAAGAATTCGAAGAATTTCATGGTATTACTGCTGCAGAGAAAAAGCAAAAAACTGATTTTATTTCTTTATTGGTACATGCCCCAAAAGTATTCTGGACAGTAGGTTTGGTTCAATTCTTTTCTTGGGCAGCTTTCATGTATATGTGGACCTATACTAATGGTGCTATTGCCGATAATGTATGGGGAACCACCAATACCTCATCTGCTCAATATCAGGAAGCCGGAAACTGGGTTGGAGTGTTGTTTGCAATTCAAGCCATAGGTTCTCTCTGCTGGGCCGTTTTGCTTCCAATGTTTAAATCACGAAAATTTGCATATTCATTAAGTCTGTTTCTTGGAGGATTGGGCTTTATCTCTACTTTCTTTGTTCACGATCAGTATTCATTGTTTGCATCTTACTTTGTAATTGGTTTTGCATGGGCAGCAATGCTGGCAATGCCTTTTACTATATTAACAAACTCTGTTTCAGGAAAAAATATGGGAGCTTATCTTGGTTTATTCAACGGAACAATCTGTTTGCCTCAGATTTGCGCAGCATTAATTGGCGGAGGTCTACTTCACTTGGTGGGTGGCAAACAGGTAAGTATGCTGGTTCTTGCAGGAATATTTCTTATTGTAGGAGCTATATGTGTTTTTCTTATCAAAGAAACATTGGCACAGCATGAAAATAATTAATTCGGAAAATTAGTTTTTAGCAGTTTTTATAATATTATTTTTATTATCTTGCAGCAAGTTTTCAGCAAATTAGCTTACAAGATAAAATGCACGGAGAACTTTATATCAGGTACTACTAAGGTACATATAAAGTTCTCCGTAGTATTTTTCTTTAGGGAACAACTATAAATAAGATAATACACACATCACTATTGTGAGCAAGAATTAAAAATACCATGAAAAGATTCCTAAAAACAGACGGATGGAATATTATTGAAGAAGAATTTCACATTAAAAACCAAAGAGCTTCCGAAAGCATCTTCAGTATTGGCAACGGAAGAATTGGTCAGCGAGGAAACTTCGAAGAGACTTATACAGGCGACACACTTCAAGGATCGTATATTGCAGGTATTTATTTCCAGGACCGTACGCGTGTTGGATGGTGGAAAAATGGATATCCACGTTATTTTTCGCGTATGCCTAATGCTCCCTATTGGAGTGGCATTAACCTCAGACTTATAGACGAGGAACTCAATCTTGAAGTATGGGATATAAATGAGTTTGAGCGTAAGCTTTTAATGAAAGAAGGTGTTTCGGAAAGAACTTTCACCGTAACGTCTCCTAAAGGATATACTTTAAAAATCCATGTGGAGCGTTTTTATAGTATGGCTAAATTAAATCTCTGTCTGATAAAATACAGTGTTACTTCTGTAAATTATGAAGGTAAGATATCACTTCTCCCATTTATCAATGGAGATGTAGTTCATGAAAGTTCTAATTTCAATGAAAAAATGTGGAATATCATCCTGGCAAAAACTACTCACGACTATGCTTTACTGTGGGCGCAGACTAAACGTGAAGACTCTCAGGCTTGCTGTGCCACAACTTATCAGCTATTCAAAAACAATAAAGAAATAACTAACAGACCGATTAGAATTGAAAAAGAGAAATTAGTAGGATTTAGTGTTGGCTCTGATATAAAACCAGGTGAAACTTTATCATTAATAAAATATACGTCTATTGTTTCTTCACTCTATTGTGATAGAAAAAAACTTGTGGAGGAATCAATTAACGAAGCTCAAAAAGCAAAAAGCATAGGATGGGCAACGCTCTTAGATGAACAAAAGAAAGAATGGAGTAAAATATGGGATATCATTGATGTAAAAATTGAAGGAGACGATGAAGTACAACAAGCCATTCGTTTCAATCTATTTCAAATCCACCAAAACTACAAAGGGGATAACCCAAGCTTAAATATTGGATCTAAAGGATTTACGGGAGAAAAATACGGAGGAAACACTCAATGGAATACAGAATTATGCTGTATTCCTTATTACTTGTTAGCCGGATTTGAAAATCTGGCAATCAATCTTTTGCTTTACAGATACAACCATTTACCCAAAGCTATAGAAAATGCTGAAAAGTTAGGATTTACAAACGGTGCAGCACTTTATCCGATGGTTACCATGGATGGAGTTGAATGTCACAATGAATGGGAAATTACTTTTGAAGAAATTCATCGTAATGGTATCATTGCATACACCATTGATTTATACACCAACTATACCGGAAAAACAGATTACGTTGCTAAGTATGGTCTTGAAGTTCTTATTGGAATATCCCGATTCTGGAGTCAAAGGGTAAGCTTCTCTACTCCTAAACAGAAATACGTGATATTAGGAGTTACAGGTCCGAATGAATATGAAAACAATGTAGATAATAACTGGTATACCAACTACAGTTGCATACAAAATCTGAAATCAACTCTCTATTATCTGGAGTTAGTAAAAGAGAAATATCCGGATGATTATCAACGAGTTCTAAATAAAACCGGCTTTCAGCTGGAAGAAACTGAAAGGTGGCAAGATATAATTGAGAACATGTACTTCCCTGAAGACAAAGAAAGAGGGATATTGGTGCAACAAGATGGATATATGGACAAAGAGCTTAAGCTTGTTTCGGAAATTAATCCATCCGAACGCCCCATTAGTCAGCACTGGTCATGGGACAGAATTTTGCGTTCTTGTTTTATTAAACAAAGCGATGTTCTTCTTGGAATTTACCTCTACCGTAATTATTTCGATAAGGAAGCTATTAAGAAGAATTTCCTCTTTTACGAACCACGAACGCTTCACGAATCATCGCTATCTTATTTTGTACATGCTATACTGGCTGCACGTATAGGAGACGTTGATAATGCTTATGATTTATTCTTAAAAGCTACACGTCTGGACCTTGATGATTACAATAATGATTTAAAAGATGGACTTCACATCACTAGCATGCCTGGCAGTTGGCTGGCTTTGGTAGAAGGATTTGCCGGTATGAAGTTAAACAGAGGAAAGGCATCTTTTGAACCGCTTATTCCCCCAAAATGGCAATCATATCAATTTAAAGTTAAATTCAACGGATACTTTTTAGATATAAAAGTCAGCCATAAAGAAATGAGTGTAAACAATCTTGCAGACACAGATGTATGCATTCAGGTTTATGATAAAAACTATTCCATTAAGCCAAAATCTGAATTAATAATCGCAATAAACTGTTGATAAAAGAAAAAAAAGGGACATTTAAAAGAACGTGCTTAACAAATAATCTTTGTGAATTGTTTTTTGTTGTATATTTGCGTCCAATATGAAAAGGATATTATTAATATACATACTCTTGATGACTCTATGTCAGGCATACGTTCATGCCCAGATGGATGAGTCCCGCATGGTTCCTCGTAAAACTAACGAGGAACAAAATGATAGTTCACAAGTAAATACGGCATCAATTGACCCAAAACTTTTTATGTGGAATATTGATGAACGGTTAGGCTATAGAAAAATGATTCCTGCTGACACGATTTACCACAACTTCCAGAATGAAAACCTTGTAGAAGGAATGACCGGACACAACAATTATCTGGGCAATCTTGGTTCGCCATCAATGTCCAGAATCTTTTTTGATCGTCCGGTAGAGAGTTCGCAGTATTTGTTTATTGATCCTTATTCAAGTTTTTTTGTTACCCCACAGAATTTTAAATTTGCTAACTCACGTTTACCATATACCAATCTTACATATTTCAAATCTGGTTCAAAAATAGATGGCGAAGAACGTTTCAAGAGTTATTTTTCTGTAAATATAAACAAACGTTTAGCTTTTGGATTTAACATTGACTATCAATATGGCCGTGGATTCTATACAGACCAGTCGACCTCTCATTTTAACGGAGCTCTTTTTGGTAGTTATATTGGAGATCAATATCAGGCACATCTTTTATACAACAACTTCAGTATAAAAATGATGGAAAACGGTGGTATAGCAGATGATCGCTATATTACAAATCCGCTAGCCATGAGTGAAGGTAAAAAGCAATATGAACCTGCCAATATTCCGGTTAATTTCACTGATACATGGAATAAGAACCATAATTCTTATGTATTTTTGACTCACCGCTATAATTTGGGATTTAAAAGAGAAAAGATTAAAGATGTAAAGGAATTAGATAAAATAAAAGAAGAGAAAAAAGGAAACGGTAAAAAAGCTGAGAATGGTGAAGCCAAAGAACAGAAAGAAGAAAAGGTAATAGAATTTGTTCCGGTTACAAGCTTTATTCATACTATGAAATATGAAAGAGCTCACAAAAGATTTATTGCATACTCAGAAGATAAAGATTATTACGAAAATACATATTTAAACGGAAGTAATCTTTCATCCAGAGATTCTACCAGTTATACATCGATTAAAAACACATTTGGAATAGCACTTCTGGAAGGATTTAATAAATATGCTCAGGCCGGATTAACCGGATTTATATCTCACGAACTTCGCCAGTATAACTTAATGAATGCTGATTCCATAACTACAGATAAATTTACTGAAAATGAAGTTTATGTAGGAGGTGAATTATCGAGAAAAGAAGGTAAGCTGATCAATTATACAGCTATTGGAGAAGTGGGAATGCTTAAGGAAAGTATCGGTCAATTTCGTTTAAAAGGAGATCTTCGCCTTAATTTCCGTTTACTGAAAGATACTGTTGCACTTGTTGCCCGCGGAAATATCAGCAATACATTGCCATCTTTTTATATGCGTCATTATCACTCAAACCATTTCTGGTGGGATAATAAGGATTTCTCTAAAGAATTCAAAACACACGTAGAAGGAGAATTATCTTTCAAGAGATTAGGAACCAATATTAATATTGGCGTAGAAAACATTAAGAATTACACATACTTCAACAGTAAAGCAACACCTGTACAGGCAAGTGAAAATTTGCAGATATTAAGTGCATGTCTGAAACAAAATTTCCAGGCTGGTATTCTCCATTTAGATAATGAAGTTACTTATCAAAAGTCATCGAACAATAGCATTTTGCCACTTCCTGATCTTTCTCTTTACCACAACTTGTATCTGGAAACAAAGCTGGCAAAGAAAGTCCTTAGCTTGCAATTGGGAGCTGATGTTCGTTACTTCAGCAAATACTATGCACCGGATTATACTCCTGCTATTGGGGCATTCAATTTACAAGATGAAACAAATACCGATAAGTATACTAAGATTGGTGGTTATCCTATCGTAAACCTATATGCTAATTTGCATCTGAAACGTACGCGGTTCTTTGTAATGTTCTACCATGTTAATCAGAGTTCCGGCGGATCTGATTCTTTCTATGTACCTCATTACCCAATCAACCCTCGCCTATTTAAAATAGGCGTTTCCTGGAACTTCTACGATTAATAACATGAAGTTAAAAGGTAAATATATTAAGTATTTGATTCCTGGAATAGTATTGATTATTCTCGCCATTTTCTTTACCCGGGAAGAATCAGAAACAGGGAAACCACGAGAGTATGCCGAAATTAAGAAATCCAAAATTCTTCGGGTGGTTACAGAATATAATTCTTTGAGTTATTATGTAGACGGAGATACAATCTCAGGATTTCAATACGAACTTATAAATGCTTTTGCTAAGGATAAAGGATTGCGTCTGGAAATAACTCCTGAGATGAGTTTTGACAAACGGTTAAAAGGGCTTTCCAATGGCAAATTTGATATTATTGCTTACAATATTCCGGTTACCAGCGAACTTAAAGATTCTATTCTGCTAACCACTCCTATTGTTCTAAATAAACAAGTTTTAGTTCAAAGAAAGGCTGGAAAAGGTAATCCTGCATTTATTAAAAGTCAGCTAGACCTGGCACATAAAATTCTGCATGTAGAAAAGGGCTCCCCTTCTATCCTTCGCATCAAAAACCTAAGCAATGAAATAGGTGAAGCTATTTATATTAAAGAAGTGGAGAAATATGGTTCAGAACAGCTTATGGCTTTGGTAGCGCACGGAAATATTAGTTATGCAGTATGCGATCAAAGCATAGCTTTAGCATCAATCGATTCATTTCCGCAACTAGACATTCATACTGATATAAGTTTTACTCAGTTCTATTCATGGGGAGTAAGTAAACACTCTCCTGTATTGCTAGATACTCTTAACTCTTGGCTTAAATCGTTTACCAAGAGTGAAGAATACAAGCGTATATATAAGAAATATTATAAAGGTTGATTAAGTTCCAAATCTTTCTCTACCTGCTTCTGAGTTGCACTAAAGTACTGAAACATCATTGATACTGTTGGAAGCAACTGTGCCAGATAAGAAACAAAGTAACCTATCACA is part of the uncultured Bacteroides sp. genome and encodes:
- a CDS encoding transporter substrate-binding domain-containing protein encodes the protein MKLKGKYIKYLIPGIVLIILAIFFTREESETGKPREYAEIKKSKILRVVTEYNSLSYYVDGDTISGFQYELINAFAKDKGLRLEITPEMSFDKRLKGLSNGKFDIIAYNIPVTSELKDSILLTTPIVLNKQVLVQRKAGKGNPAFIKSQLDLAHKILHVEKGSPSILRIKNLSNEIGEAIYIKEVEKYGSEQLMALVAHGNISYAVCDQSIALASIDSFPQLDIHTDISFTQFYSWGVSKHSPVLLDTLNSWLKSFTKSEEYKRIYKKYYKG
- a CDS encoding putative porin — encoded protein: MKRILLIYILLMTLCQAYVHAQMDESRMVPRKTNEEQNDSSQVNTASIDPKLFMWNIDERLGYRKMIPADTIYHNFQNENLVEGMTGHNNYLGNLGSPSMSRIFFDRPVESSQYLFIDPYSSFFVTPQNFKFANSRLPYTNLTYFKSGSKIDGEERFKSYFSVNINKRLAFGFNIDYQYGRGFYTDQSTSHFNGALFGSYIGDQYQAHLLYNNFSIKMMENGGIADDRYITNPLAMSEGKKQYEPANIPVNFTDTWNKNHNSYVFLTHRYNLGFKREKIKDVKELDKIKEEKKGNGKKAENGEAKEQKEEKVIEFVPVTSFIHTMKYERAHKRFIAYSEDKDYYENTYLNGSNLSSRDSTSYTSIKNTFGIALLEGFNKYAQAGLTGFISHELRQYNLMNADSITTDKFTENEVYVGGELSRKEGKLINYTAIGEVGMLKESIGQFRLKGDLRLNFRLLKDTVALVARGNISNTLPSFYMRHYHSNHFWWDNKDFSKEFKTHVEGELSFKRLGTNINIGVENIKNYTYFNSKATPVQASENLQILSACLKQNFQAGILHLDNEVTYQKSSNNSILPLPDLSLYHNLYLETKLAKKVLSLQLGADVRYFSKYYAPDYTPAIGAFNLQDETNTDKYTKIGGYPIVNLYANLHLKRTRFFVMFYHVNQSSGGSDSFYVPHYPINPRLFKIGVSWNFYD